The Brachyspira aalborgi genome has a segment encoding these proteins:
- a CDS encoding AAA family ATPase, with the protein MNKKLSILYNYGLFSNIDEINFKFKKKYSGALKVYFDDFDKKYNIYKELIEKLDTFTNIVNKKLYYKKIRISKNDGIQIFSDNDNEIKLSDLSSGEKQEIILFFELIFSTDKIIMMLIDEPELSLHVAW; encoded by the coding sequence ATGAATAAAAAATTAAGTATATTATATAATTATGGGTTATTTAGTAATATAGACGAAATAAATTTTAAGTTTAAAAAGAAATATTCTGGAGCATTAAAGGTATATTTTGATGACTTTGATAAAAAATATAACATATACAAAGAACTTATAGAAAAATTAGATACTTTTACTAATATAGTTAATAAAAAATTATATTATAAAAAAATAAGGATTTCTAAAAATGATGGAATACAAATATTTTCTGATAATGATAATGAAATAAAATTAAGCGATTTATCTTCTGGTGAAAAACAGGAAATTATATTATTTTTTGAACTTATATTTTCTACTGATAAAATCATAATGATGCTAATAGATGAACCAGAATTATCTTTGCATGTAGCTTGGTAA